TTCCAGCATCAGACAAAAGGCGTCAGACGCTTCCATTCTTCCAAGAGCTGCATGAAATCCGCTCGCTCCGCTCGGTCATAGAGGACGGATCTTTATGACGAATGCCCTAAGGAGATGCCCATGTCCATCAGACCCGCCACGCTCTCGACGGCCCTGACCCTGAGTCTGCTGGTGGCCTGCACCAGTGCGCCGCCCCCGGCGCAGCCCGGCGCGGCCGAAGAGGAAGCGGGCGCCGCGGCCCACCAGCACGCTGCCCCCTCCATCGGCCTCTCCGCGCCCGAGGTGCCGCGCACGCCCAACCTCCAGCGCCTGCCCGCGCAGAGCGGCCCCAGGATCAACATCTGGCGGCTGGGCCCGCAGGCCATCACCGCCAATCCCAACCTGCTGAACCTGCGGATGCTGATCATCACGGCGGGCGTGGCCGATCCCAACCTGGCGGCGGCGCGCGCCCTGCTGGATCAGGCGGCGGTGCCCTACGACGTGCTCGACGCTGCGACCACCCCGCTGACCGAGGACTCGCTGATGGTGGCGGCCGACGGCTCCGGGCGCTACCAGGGCGTGATCCTGACCAACAACGCGCTGGTCTTCCAGAACACGGACGGCAGCTACGCCAACGCGCTGACCCCCGACGAGTGGGCGACCCTGTGGCAGTACGAGCGCACGTTCAAGGTGCGCCAGCTCTCGATGTACACCTTCCCCAGCAACTGGCCCGAGGACTACGGCCTGCGCTACATCGAGGGCAGCGCCTCGGCCACCGCCGACCTGCGGGCCGCGTCCGGCCAGACCGTGCTGGCCGACCTGCGGGCCGGCGCCGTGCTGCCGGTGCGCTACGCCTACAACTACCCGGCCAGCGTGCTCGATCCCGGGCAGTGGAGCGCCGCCGGCCTGAGCGCCGTGCGCCCGGTGCTGACCGACGCGGCCCAGCCCGGCCGGGTCTTCGCCGCCGAGTCCACGACCACCGACGGGCGCGAACGCCTGGCGCTGACCATGGCCCACAACCCGAACTTCCTGTTCAGCCAGCTCGTGAACGCGTCCCTGGTGCGCTGGGTCACGCGCGGGCTCTCGCTGGGGGAATACCGCCGCTACAACCAGCTGGACGTCGACGACTGGTTCCTGGCCAACGACCACTACGACGCCACGACCCGCACCATCCGGCCCGACGCCTTCCGCATGTCGGCCTCCGACGCGCTCTCCACGCGCGATCAGCAGACGGCCCTGCAGAACACCTACGACGTGGCCCGCGCCTTCCGCTTCGCCATCGTCTTCAACGGCGGGGGCGCCAACACGGCCGCGCCGCTCAGCTGTGACGCGGCCGTGGTCAGCCCCGATCCGCTGACCAGCGTGAGCCGCTGCCTGGCCGGCAGCTTCGACTGGGTGAACCACACCCGCGACCACCTCTACATGGACTTCCTGGACTACACGCAGTCCCTGCAGCAGATCAACCGCAACAAGACCATCGCCAATACGCTGGGTCTGGTTCGCAGCGGCCGCAGCCTGGTCACCGGGGACATGTCCGGCCTGGGGTACTACAACCCGGCCGGCGACGGCGACAAGACCAATTTCGGGCTGGGCGCCTCGAACCCCAACTTCCTGCGGGCGGGCGTGGACGGCGGGGTGCAGTACCTCGCCTCCAACCACTCGGTCGACGGCCAGTGGGATCCGGCGTGTGCCGGCTGCGGCGTCAAACATCCCCTGTCCCCCAGCATCCTGCTGGTGCCCCGCTGGCCGACCAACATCTTCTACTACGCCACCACCCCCGAGGAGATCACGGTGTCCTACAACGCCGTGTACGGGCCGGGCGGCACGCGGGCGTACTGGGATCACAACCTGAGCTACCAGGAGATCCTCGACAAGGAAAGCGACCTGGCGCTCAGCCATATCCTGTCCGGGGCCGCCTTCCCGCACTACATGCACGCCGCCAACCTGCGCCAGTACGCGCCGGGCCGCAGCATCGCCAGCGACTGGCAGCACGCCGTGCTGAGCAAGTACAGCGCCTACAGCACGTTGCCGCTGAACACGCTCAGCTGGGACACGCTCGGCCAGTACGTGGGGCGCCGCACCGCCTTCGTCAAGAGCAACGCCCGGGCCCAGGTGAACTACGCGGCCAAGACCGTCACCATCACCTCGCCCACAGGCGGCGCGGTCTACATGACCGGACTGACCGGAACCGGGAGCGTGCTCTACGGCAACCAGAGCATCCGCTACTGGAACTTTGCGCCGAACCAGACCCTGACGGTGGTGCTTCGCTAGGCCTCACCTGCGGCCAGAGCCCAGTGATCAGAGCCCGCTGACCGGCGCCCGGCGACCAGACCGGGCACCACCCCCCCCCGCCCGGTGTATCCCGCCGCCCCCGGCGTGCACCTCCCGAAATCTGGAGACTCCATGACTGCGTCGACGATCCGGCCACAGGCCCAGCCCGCCCCCCGCAGGCCCGCCCCGGCGCCCCGTGTGCCCTCCAGAAGCTTCGCGGTCTACTACGGACAGGCGAGCCTGGAGAAGCTGCGGAGTTACCGCATGGTTGCCCTGCAGCCGGCGCACTATTCACCAGAGGACATCCTCTGGCTGCGCGCCCAGGGGGTGACGGTGCTGGCCTACCTGAGCGTGGGCGAGGATCCCAGCCCCGAGCGCTGCGTCTGGTCGCGGCGAACCCGCAATGCCGAGTGGGGCACCTGGTATGTCAAGGTCGGCCACGCCGCCTGGACGGCCCGGCTGTACGCCGCGGCCGACGAATACCTGGGCCATTTCAGCGGCCTGCTGCTTGACACGCTCGACGGCGCCACCCTCTTTCCCTCCGACCGCTCTCCCCTGCTGAGGATCGTGCGGAACCTGCGCCGCCGCCACCCCCAGGCCTATCTCCTGGCGAACCGGGGCTTCGACCTGCTGCCCGAGCTGGGCCAGTTCGTCGACGGCGTGCTGATCGAGTCCTTCACGACGTCATGGCTGGACGGCTACCGCAAGCTGCGTCAGCATGAGCTGGCGTTCACCGGGGAGATGCTGCGGCGAATTCGCACCCAACAGCTCGACGTGTTCGCGCTGGACTACGCCCTCACCGATCAGCAGCGCCGGGCCGCCCTGGTCAGGGCCCGCTCGCTGGGGGTCTCCACGTTCGTCGGCGTGCGCGAACTCAATACCATCTGAGAGGGGTTCCCGGAGAGGTCGCTGATCTGGCCCGTCGACCTCTCTGGGAATCCAGTGCATGACCGCCTTCTAGCGGCCTACCTGAAGCCCACAGGGATGTCTTTTACCCGTGGGCTTCAGGTTTGCTTTGAGCCCACAACCGGGGGGAGGGGCCGTGGAGGCGTTCAGAGGCTGGATGCGCCGGGGGACACCTCGACATACAGCACGTTGCTGCCGTTGACGATGTAGGCCTGACCGTTCAGGGTGAACTCGAAGACCCCGTGCCCGGCGCCCAGAACCTTGCGGATCAGATCGACCTGCTGCGACGATGCATCCTGGACATAGAGGGTTTTCCCCTCCATCATGACAATCGTTATACTCATACTTCACAGTACCGCAGCCGGGGCGGCGTGTGGGGCGGACGTAGACCTCTCATATAGACCTGGCAGACGGAAGGCGGGCTGTCAGCTCGACTCTAAATGTATCTTACGATATTTGAAAGTAGTAGAATAGCTCCTGGCCTCATTTGTCTCTCCTCCTAAGCTCTGGATCGGCTCGATACCCGCTCGCACTGTCATTTCTCACAGCGTTTCAGTCCCATCTTCCTTCGGGGAACTGAATCGGGGGATGTACAGCAAGGTGTCGGAAGGTGCACTGGCTGGAGCATGGTGAGCCTTTGCCCGCACTGGAGCTGCTGGTCTGAAGTTCAAGAATCGCAACCTGAGATGTCAGCTGCCACCGGTGGGAGACACATGCCTCTCCCTCAGCTCGCACCCTCCTACCGCTTCATCAAATATATGGTGATATACGTACTCCTCGGCCGGACGCTGACCTTTCTGGAGTGCAGCGTCCCCAGAAGGCCCGGCTCGTCAGGATGCAGGGAGCCCGTCAGTCCGCCGGTAGACGGCTCCGAGGCTCGATCCAGTCATGAACGGCGGTGACCACCGCATTGACCGGCACCTCAGGGCTCTCCAGACGCAAATAGGTGTAGTCCAGCTGCTGGCTGAAGGCCAGGCGGGCGTAGCAGTCGTTGAAGACGCCCTCGGGAAAAACTTCCAGAACCCGCGTGCCGGGGCGGCACCACACCAGATTCGCCAGCCCGGCTCCGTGCAGGGCCACCACCGCCGTCGCGCCGGCGAACAGGCGAACCTGCTCGGTCAGGCCGAGTTGCTCGGCGTAGATCACGGTGACGCCTCTCGCCGCGAGCGCCTGTTCCAGCGCCGGCTCGTTACACACGGCCCGGCGCGGCGTGTGGGCCCGTGAGATGTAGAGGGCGCCACTGGCGTCTGGAGCGGCCGAATCGAGGACGTCCTGAAAAGCCGCACGGAGGATCTGGCGGTCGGCCGTCCGCACGAACCCGGAAAATTCCTCACGGGGCCGCAACTGAAGCTGCGACACCCGCACGGGGCCCTCAGCCCTGACGACCTGATCGGTCGCCTGGCCCAACACGTGCGCGAGGCCATCAGTCACGAAGCGCGGGGGCCTGGATTGAGTCAGGACGCGGGCACCCGGCCAGGCCCGCAGCAGGTGCAGGGTATTGGGCAGGATCTCCAGGAGCCAGTGGTAGTACGCCGCAGTTGGGTGCACGATCACAGGTGGCCCGGCGCCCAGCACCGTGACCGGGCCCAGCAGCTCCTCCTGCCAGACGGGGTGCATCAGCAGCGAATTGAGCGAGCCCACGCTCTCCTGCAGCAGCTCGCCACCGGGCAGCCAGACCAGACCCGAAGACGGACTCACGCAGACATCGTGAAGGGTGAGCATGGGCAGCGGGTCGAAGGCCTTGTCTCGCCGGAAGGCCGGCGGGTAATCGGCTGGGAACCCATAGTGTTCGAGCGAGGCCTCTTCCCCGGGGCCCACGGCAGCCAGATGGGCCGCCAGGCTGGGGCGCAGGCTGTGCTCGGCCACCGAGCGCATCACCGCCTGGGGCAGGCGTCCCACCACCGGGCCGAGCAGGCGCCGGCGCAGGGTCGCCGCGAGGCGCAGGCGCAGCCTCGCCAGGGAACGGCTCACGGCAGAACCTGGAGCTCTGTCACAGCCCCCCGTCCGGGGCGCCGCCGACCGGGGCAGGCAGGCCCGCGGAGTTCGTCTGGCGTTCGGCTTCTGATCGGCGACGTGAGCATGATGGGTAGGCCCACTCTAATGACCTGACGCCCAGCATGGGCCACAGATGAGCATTTGCGAGCTCCCTGTTCTTGGTGGGAGCGGTGCATAGGCTGCCGGCTGATGCTGGAACGTCCATCGGCTAGACGCCTGGGCACAAGTGGGGCTCTGGCGGCAGACCCACCCAGGACGCCCTCCAGAACGCTGCCCCGCGCTGCCCGGAGCCTGGGCTGAGACTGGGTTCAGCATCGTCCTGTAGAGTTCTGAAATGAGTCTGGGTTTTCAATTCGGCCGCCTGATCCTTCGCCGTGGAGCCACCCATCCTCTGGAACGGGGCGCTGCGGGCGCGGAAACAGGTGAGGAGTCCGGCCGGGTGTCCACGCCGACCCCGCGGCGCCGCCCTGGGCTTCCGGCCCTGGCCCGGCTGGTCGGCCTGGGGGCGTTGCTGAGTCTCGCTGCTGCCGCGTGCGACCAGCCAGCCGGGCCCGACGACCGCCCCGCCCAGATCGAACTGCAGCCGGCGGCGCTGGTGTTCAGCTCGGTTCAGACCCGGCCCAGCGCAGCCCAGCGCCTCACGCTGAGCAATCCCGGACAGACGGCCCTGCGCCTGACCACGCTCAGCCTCGGTGGGCCCAACGCCGGAGACTTCGAGCTGCTGGCGCCGCCGGCCCTGCCCCTGGAGATCGGGGCGGGCGGTCAGGTCGAGTTCCAGGCCCGCCTGCTGGCCGGCACCCAGCCGGGCGTGCTGCGTGCCAGTCTGGAGGCGGCGGGGGCCGGAGAGCCGCGGCAGCTCTCCCTGAGCGGTTTGCGGGCCACCGGCCTGGAGGGCACCAACGAGCCGCCCCTGGCCCAGATCGTGGACGCCCTGAACTACCGGATCGACGTCGGATCGCCCGCCCTGGAACTCGGAACGGGCTCCGTCCTGCTGGGCGAGGAGATCCGCGCCCCGCTCTTTCGCCGGGCAGGCACCGGGCCGGTGCGCCTGCGGCCGGTGGCCCGCTACTCCCCCGACGGGCCGGCCCCCTTCGGCTTCTTCACTCTGGACGGCCCATCCGGAGGCGCCCGCCTAAAGGAACTGGGCACCATCCCCGCAGGAGAGCACCAGACCCTGCACCCGGCGGTCACGGCGAGCACCCGCCTGGACTTCGATCCGGGCGACCAGCCCTTCGGGGTGTATCTGGCCCCCAACGCCTACGCCCCCCAGGGCACCTTCACGCTGGACTCGCTGAACGGCGGGCCGACCCGGCGCGGCGTCCGGGTGTATCCCGTGAGGGACAGGGCGGGCGAGGTCGTGGCCGACACCTACCTGCTGGGACTGGAGCCCGCCGCCAACGGCGACTACCAGGACGCCGTGTTCCTGCTCGAACAGGCTCAGCCGGTACCTGCCGTCCTAGGCTGGGGCGCCCGCGGCGCGGCTCCCACCACGCTCTACGAGGGCCAGGGCGCCGCCGTGGGCGGCCGGCTGTACGTGTTCGGGGGCTTCGACCGCAACCTCGACGGCGTGCCCACCGCGACCCGCGCGGCCTGGCGCTTCGACGCCAGCGACAACCGCTGGGCGGCGCTGAAGCCGGCCCCGCAGGCCCTGACCCACGCAGGCACGGCCGTGGACGGCGCGTCCATCTACGTGGCCGGGGGGTTCCTGGGCGACCACCCCGGCCCGGAGACCGATCAGGTCTGGCGCTACGACACGGCTGCCGACTCGTGGACGGCGCTGCCGCCCCTGCCCTCGCCGCGTGGGGCCGGGGCCCTGGTGCGTCTGGGACGCGATCTCCACTTTTTCGGGGGTGTCCGGCGCACCCCGGACGGCGAGTATCGGGACGACAACGCCCAGCACTGGGTTCTGCCCCTGGACGGCGGCTCCTGGCGGGAGGCCGCGCCGCTGCCCAATGCGCGCAACCACCTCGCCGGCGTGGCGCTGGGAGGCCGGATCTACGCCATCGGCGGGCAGCATGGGGGCAACGAGGCCAGAGACAACCAGAGCGATGTCCACGCCTACGACCCGGCCACCGACGCCTGGACGGCGGTGAGCCCGCTGCCGCTGCCGCTGAGCCACATCGCCGCCTCCACGACCGTCTGGCGCGGCCAGATCGTGGTGGTGGGGGGGGTCACCAACGCGTCGGGCAGCGGAGCATTCGAGGGCCGCGAGATGGAGACGGTGCTGGCCTACGATCCCCGGAGCAACCGCTGGTCACGCCTGCAGCCCCTGCCGGCGCCCCGCCAGTCCTCGGTGGCCGACGTCATCGGCGACGCCCTGGTGGTCAGCACGGGGTCGACCTCGGCTGGGCCGACCGACACCACCTGGCAGGGCAACTGACCTGACGGCCGTGCGGGCGGCGCCGTCTCTCTGCCGGGCCCGGCCCGGTGTGGTGGGGGTCGCCACGGGCGCGAGCGGGTAACGTTCAGGACGAGACGGAAACGGCGACCTTGCCGCGCACGCGGCCGGCTTCGAGGTCGCGCATCGCCTCAGGCACCTGAGCCAGCCCGCACTCCCGGTCGATCACGGGTCTGAGGGTACCCGCCTCCATCATCCCGGCCAGCGTCCCCAGGTCGGCGCTGTTCTCCCGCGTGATGAACGACACCAGCCGCTGAGGCACGAAGCGCGACAGCAGCAGGGCGCCCAGTTGCCGCCCCAGCCCCCCCGTCCAGCGGTCGCCCCCCTCGCCCCCCACCAGCACCAGCGTCCCCGTACGCGTCAGCAGTCGCCGCAGCTGCCCCAGGGGCCGGGTGCCGCCGATGTCGAGCA
Above is a genomic segment from Deinococcus koreensis containing:
- a CDS encoding endo alpha-1,4 polygalactosaminidase — encoded protein: MTASTIRPQAQPAPRRPAPAPRVPSRSFAVYYGQASLEKLRSYRMVALQPAHYSPEDILWLRAQGVTVLAYLSVGEDPSPERCVWSRRTRNAEWGTWYVKVGHAAWTARLYAAADEYLGHFSGLLLDTLDGATLFPSDRSPLLRIVRNLRRRHPQAYLLANRGFDLLPELGQFVDGVLIESFTTSWLDGYRKLRQHELAFTGEMLRRIRTQQLDVFALDYALTDQQRRAALVRARSLGVSTFVGVRELNTI
- a CDS encoding glycosyltransferase family 61 protein, producing the protein MSRSLARLRLRLAATLRRRLLGPVVGRLPQAVMRSVAEHSLRPSLAAHLAAVGPGEEASLEHYGFPADYPPAFRRDKAFDPLPMLTLHDVCVSPSSGLVWLPGGELLQESVGSLNSLLMHPVWQEELLGPVTVLGAGPPVIVHPTAAYYHWLLEILPNTLHLLRAWPGARVLTQSRPPRFVTDGLAHVLGQATDQVVRAEGPVRVSQLQLRPREEFSGFVRTADRQILRAAFQDVLDSAAPDASGALYISRAHTPRRAVCNEPALEQALAARGVTVIYAEQLGLTEQVRLFAGATAVVALHGAGLANLVWCRPGTRVLEVFPEGVFNDCYARLAFSQQLDYTYLRLESPEVPVNAVVTAVHDWIEPRSRLPAD
- a CDS encoding Kelch repeat-containing protein, translating into MSTPTPRRRPGLPALARLVGLGALLSLAAAACDQPAGPDDRPAQIELQPAALVFSSVQTRPSAAQRLTLSNPGQTALRLTTLSLGGPNAGDFELLAPPALPLEIGAGGQVEFQARLLAGTQPGVLRASLEAAGAGEPRQLSLSGLRATGLEGTNEPPLAQIVDALNYRIDVGSPALELGTGSVLLGEEIRAPLFRRAGTGPVRLRPVARYSPDGPAPFGFFTLDGPSGGARLKELGTIPAGEHQTLHPAVTASTRLDFDPGDQPFGVYLAPNAYAPQGTFTLDSLNGGPTRRGVRVYPVRDRAGEVVADTYLLGLEPAANGDYQDAVFLLEQAQPVPAVLGWGARGAAPTTLYEGQGAAVGGRLYVFGGFDRNLDGVPTATRAAWRFDASDNRWAALKPAPQALTHAGTAVDGASIYVAGGFLGDHPGPETDQVWRYDTAADSWTALPPLPSPRGAGALVRLGRDLHFFGGVRRTPDGEYRDDNAQHWVLPLDGGSWREAAPLPNARNHLAGVALGGRIYAIGGQHGGNEARDNQSDVHAYDPATDAWTAVSPLPLPLSHIAASTTVWRGQIVVVGGVTNASGSGAFEGREMETVLAYDPRSNRWSRLQPLPAPRQSSVADVIGDALVVSTGSTSAGPTDTTWQGN